The Gottschalkia purinilytica genome includes a region encoding these proteins:
- the tadA gene encoding tRNA adenosine(34) deaminase TadA yields the protein MKNMDDYYYMRLALDEARKAKEIGEVPVGAIIVKNGEVISRGYNMRETLKDPTAHAEIIAIKKASNILGGWRLIGCTLYVTIEPCPMCAGAIVNSRIERLVIGSKDLKMGGCGSVLNIVQNDKLNHRLDVTWNVLQNQCSDIIKDFFKDLRKK from the coding sequence GTGAAAAATATGGATGATTATTATTATATGAGGTTAGCGTTAGATGAAGCTCGTAAGGCAAAAGAAATAGGAGAGGTTCCAGTAGGGGCAATTATAGTTAAAAATGGAGAAGTTATATCTAGAGGATATAATATGAGAGAAACTTTAAAAGATCCTACAGCTCATGCGGAGATTATAGCTATAAAAAAAGCTAGTAATATTTTAGGTGGGTGGAGACTTATAGGATGTACTTTGTATGTTACTATAGAGCCTTGCCCTATGTGTGCAGGTGCTATAGTTAATTCAAGAATTGAAAGATTAGTTATAGGATCTAAAGATTTAAAGATGGGTGGATGTGGTTCAGTTTTAAATATAGTACAAAATGATAAGCTTAATCATAGATTAGATGTAACTTGGAATGTATTGCAAAATCAATGTTCTGATATTATTAAAGATTTTTTTAAAGATTTAAGAAAGAAATAA
- a CDS encoding ABC transporter substrate-binding protein, with product MKKLRKRISLIILAFLVLTLGLTGCQTEEAINKREKTLVISTFESFEDMYRKNIFQPFEEKHNIKIVLELGTNSQRFKKLKKDSKKKKPDVVFLTDYYAMQGVEKGLFEKINRKNIPNMDKLYDVFKEPLGKDYGPAYAISSYGLAYNPDKVKEPITSWSDLWRPELRGKIALSDITVGAGPFLLMIAAEQANVDIKQNEDKAFEKLKEISEHGVKFYTKKYAEIMNEFGSGEIEVMDIYNYDIEIARQHVPNVKWVHPKEGSYALMETVNIVKGTKNKELAEEFIDWLLSEEVQKAQAIDRVESPVNKDVKLTEEQAKWTIYGEETIKGLKTVDLKYINESMDRWTKRWNKEINPQKNN from the coding sequence ATGAAAAAACTAAGAAAAAGAATAAGTTTAATTATATTAGCTTTTTTAGTTTTAACATTAGGGTTAACAGGATGTCAAACTGAAGAAGCTATTAATAAAAGAGAAAAAACATTAGTTATATCAACATTTGAATCTTTTGAAGATATGTACAGAAAAAATATTTTTCAACCATTTGAAGAAAAGCATAATATAAAAATTGTACTTGAACTTGGAACTAATTCCCAAAGATTTAAAAAATTAAAGAAAGATAGCAAAAAGAAAAAGCCTGATGTAGTATTTCTTACGGATTATTATGCTATGCAAGGTGTAGAAAAAGGATTATTTGAAAAAATAAATCGTAAAAATATACCCAATATGGATAAACTTTATGATGTATTTAAAGAACCTTTAGGCAAAGATTACGGCCCAGCGTATGCTATATCAAGTTATGGTTTGGCATATAATCCGGATAAAGTAAAAGAACCGATTACGTCTTGGAGTGACTTGTGGCGACCAGAATTAAGAGGTAAAATTGCACTAAGTGACATTACTGTTGGAGCAGGCCCATTTCTCTTAATGATTGCGGCAGAACAAGCGAATGTAGATATTAAACAAAATGAAGATAAAGCATTTGAAAAGTTAAAAGAAATAAGTGAACACGGAGTAAAATTTTATACTAAAAAATATGCTGAAATTATGAATGAATTTGGTTCGGGAGAAATTGAAGTTATGGATATTTATAACTATGATATAGAAATAGCAAGACAGCATGTTCCTAATGTCAAGTGGGTTCACCCAAAAGAAGGTTCTTATGCATTAATGGAAACAGTAAATATAGTAAAAGGCACAAAGAATAAGGAATTAGCAGAAGAATTTATAGATTGGCTATTAAGTGAGGAAGTTCAAAAAGCTCAAGCTATTGATAGGGTAGAATCGCCTGTCAATAAAGATGTAAAACTAACAGAAGAACAGGCAAAGTGGACTATCTATGGTGAAGAAACTATAAAAGGACTAAAAACAGTAGATTTAAAATATATTAATGAGTCAATGGATAGATGGACGAAGCGATGG
- a CDS encoding radical SAM/SPASM domain-containing protein, with amino-acid sequence MSSSQLLGLKLLDGQSTVHELIHKINVSIPDSLQESYIQLVKNIALNYPTEINEIEKASKVSTLYLVLTDKCNSKCLYCFRDINNSSDCLSKDDIKKVITSFKNISDDNPDIVYTGGEPCLFSDLMEIASYAKQIGIKNTLQTNGLLISQENISSYADLFDTVQMSLDSTNEEMNDWLRGKKGHYKAVSNAVDLLLKHNVKVRLAATVTKKNFYDILNINKEFPEVKFQFTPMLKIGKGKEVASMAFTPEEFIEHITNLPEKDNILLTDNIYKIGTKAQICGAGTSVLSISSDGNVYPCQMLHHDDFSCGNIKNDSLENIYNTSKIINEFRNLEVDGVYGCKDCDIRYICGGGCRANSFWMDNDILGKDYFCKYNEQVYFYNLMKMFKKVTIKN; translated from the coding sequence TTGTCTTCATCACAGCTTTTAGGACTTAAACTACTAGATGGACAATCAACAGTACATGAATTAATACATAAGATAAATGTTTCTATTCCAGATTCTCTACAAGAATCATACATTCAGCTTGTTAAAAATATTGCTTTAAACTATCCAACTGAAATTAATGAGATTGAGAAAGCATCAAAGGTATCTACACTATATCTCGTGCTAACTGACAAATGTAATTCTAAATGTTTATATTGTTTTCGTGATATAAATAATTCTTCAGATTGTTTGAGTAAGGATGACATAAAGAAAGTTATTACATCATTTAAGAATATATCTGATGATAATCCTGATATTGTTTATACAGGTGGAGAACCATGCTTGTTTTCAGACTTAATGGAAATTGCCAGTTATGCAAAGCAAATAGGCATTAAAAATACTCTTCAAACGAATGGATTACTCATTAGTCAAGAAAATATTTCTTCATATGCTGACTTATTTGATACAGTACAGATGAGTTTGGATTCTACAAATGAAGAAATGAATGATTGGTTAAGAGGAAAAAAAGGACATTATAAAGCAGTCTCTAATGCAGTAGATTTATTGTTAAAGCACAATGTAAAGGTGAGACTAGCTGCAACTGTTACAAAGAAAAACTTTTATGATATTTTAAATATTAATAAAGAATTTCCAGAAGTTAAGTTCCAGTTTACTCCTATGCTTAAGATTGGAAAAGGTAAAGAAGTAGCATCAATGGCATTTACACCAGAAGAATTTATCGAACATATAACTAATTTACCTGAGAAAGACAACATTTTGTTAACTGATAACATTTATAAAATTGGAACAAAGGCACAGATATGTGGTGCGGGAACATCAGTTCTTAGTATTTCATCAGATGGTAATGTTTATCCTTGTCAAATGTTACATCATGATGATTTTAGTTGTGGAAATATAAAAAATGATTCGTTAGAAAATATTTATAATACTTCAAAAATAATAAATGAATTTAGAAATCTTGAAGTTGATGGAGTATATGGCTGTAAAGATTGTGATATTCGTTATATTTGCGGAGGGGGATGTAGAGCTAATAGCTTTTGGATGGATAATGATATATTAGGTAAAGATTATTTTTGTAAATATAATGAACAAGTATACTTTTATAACTTAATGAAGATGTTTAAAAAAGTTACAATTAAAAATTAG
- a CDS encoding FMN-dependent NADH-azoreductase yields the protein MSKILYITSNPKSVEQSYSLTVGEAFLEEYKKLNPNDEIINLDLYKTYVPYIDEDVFNAWGKLSQGTDFNSLSEEEKKKVSGIDKLTDQFIDADKYVFVTPLWNFGFPPIMKAYIDTICIAKKTFKYTENGPVGLLHGRKALHIQASGSVFSEGDYSQFEHGNSHMKTILNFVGITDIETILVEGIAQMPDKAEEIKNNSILKAKEVASRF from the coding sequence ATGTCAAAAATATTGTATATAACATCAAATCCAAAATCAGTGGAGCAGTCTTATAGTTTAACAGTAGGGGAGGCTTTTTTAGAAGAATATAAGAAATTAAATCCAAATGACGAAATCATAAATTTAGATCTTTATAAGACGTATGTTCCTTATATAGATGAAGACGTTTTTAATGCTTGGGGAAAACTTTCACAAGGTACAGACTTTAATAGCTTAAGTGAAGAAGAAAAGAAAAAAGTGAGTGGAATAGATAAACTTACTGATCAGTTTATAGATGCTGATAAATACGTGTTTGTTACTCCACTATGGAACTTTGGATTTCCTCCTATAATGAAAGCATACATAGATACTATATGCATAGCAAAGAAAACATTTAAGTATACTGAAAATGGACCTGTTGGATTATTACATGGTAGAAAAGCACTTCATATACAAGCTTCAGGAAGTGTATTTTCAGAAGGAGACTATTCACAATTTGAACATGGGAATTCTCATATGAAAACTATATTAAATTTTGTAGGGATTACTGATATAGAAACCATATTAGTTGAAGGAATAGCTCAAATGCCGGATAAGGCAGAAGAAATTAAGAATAATTCTATATTAAAAGCTAAAGAAGTTGCTAGCAGATTTTAA
- a CDS encoding pirin family protein: MLNKIDSRNMGKSDLGWLKSTFHFSFAEYFNPDNIDFGVLRVINDDLIQPNTGFDTHPHKDMEIVTYIIDGELTHKDSMNNERTLSRGNVQYMSAGTGVYHSEHNLGSTPLRLLQIWVYPNEKNLTPNYGDYIFPWEDRENKWLHIISSKDGNAPVKINQDINFYVLELDSGKSIDFSIDKGRQAYLVQIEGNSTINNIDMNSKDAMEIIEEDIHIKSIETSHLLLIEMKKS, from the coding sequence ATGTTAAATAAAATAGATAGCAGAAATATGGGTAAAAGTGATTTAGGATGGTTAAAAAGTACATTTCATTTTTCTTTTGCAGAATATTTTAATCCAGATAATATAGATTTTGGAGTATTAAGAGTTATAAATGATGATCTTATTCAACCAAATACAGGATTTGATACTCACCCACATAAAGATATGGAAATTGTAACTTATATAATAGATGGTGAACTAACTCATAAAGATAGTATGAATAACGAAAGAACTCTTTCAAGAGGAAATGTGCAATATATGAGTGCTGGAACAGGAGTATATCATAGTGAACATAATCTAGGAAGCACTCCTCTTAGATTATTACAAATATGGGTTTATCCTAATGAGAAAAATCTCACACCAAACTATGGTGATTATATATTTCCCTGGGAAGATAGAGAAAACAAATGGCTCCATATTATTTCAAGTAAAGATGGGAATGCTCCAGTAAAGATAAATCAAGATATAAACTTTTATGTACTAGAATTAGATTCAGGTAAAAGTATAGACTTTTCTATAGATAAAGGAAGGCAGGCATATCTAGTCCAAATAGAAGGTAATTCAACAATAAACAATATAGATATGAATTCAAAAGATGCTATGGAGATAATAGAAGAAGATATTCATATAAAATCAATTGAAACTTCTCATTTACTCTTAATTGAAATGAAAAAAAGCTAA